ATTTGCCAAATTTCCTTTAAATCCCATCAGTTTTGACATacctttcattttccattttagtGGTCGTTATGACCTGCATGGCTTCGGCTGCGGGGGGAACCCGAGGACCCCAGAGAACCGGGAGAACCCGTgaaggcgacagtgctaacaACTACACCACTGTGTCGCCCTACCAAGGTTTTTAATTATATAACGTGtccatattgtgttttttttatacgaTACAAGACACatcaatcaacaacaacattagtGACAGTGTCAGAAAAACGGAGGGTTTCAGACGCTCCCATCTGAGGAACCAGTCCTGGCTACTCGTGGTCTTGGCGGGGGCTAGCATAGCAAACCAGGTGGAGCAAGTTATCAGTAATTCGATAGCTTAGTTCGCAGGATAGCTAAATCAGAGCTGGTGGTCAGGACCAAGGTTTATCTCACGTTAGCCATACATTATTagcattattacattattattattcttggcggcggcggcgtggccATCTGCTGCCATGGACAACCAACAGAAGGCAGATTATCCCAACACATGACATACAggtgatacttttttttttttctggttgtaAGCAAATGTAGTCAGGATCTTTGAGTGTGTCTAGACATTAGCGTTATTGTGATATGAGACCAGAGTTATTGTGATTGACAGATCCGTGGATGGTTCCTTggaaatatttatgaaaaacacattccCACTGTTCTGTTATCAATGACCTACAATACGACCTGATTATGCAAGAATGACAAAGTCATTCATGGATTTCACAAATAGCAAACCCGACATAGctgcactgtaaaaatataCACCGTGTTGCACCTGTGGACGATACTCGGTTCAGCTACTTGTATCTTATTCTTCTGGTCTCGACCCAGAGTTCCATTGGGGCAGgaggaggtagagcgggtcaCCCACTAATCAGGAGGTGGATGGTTcaatccccggctcctccaggcCGCTTGTCAAAGTTTCCTGGGGCAAGATACCGAAGTCCAAACTGTGTCTGAGTGAGACGTGTGGTAAAGGAGCTTGATAGAcagaagcgctgtatgaatgtgtgtgtgactcgtAGTGAACGTGAAGACTAGACAAGAGTTACCGTTTGTAAATGCAGATCATAAACCAGAAGAGTCCGATTAGTGTGTCTCGCCTCAAGACTCTCAGCGACTGCCTCCCAGCCCAGTCGAGAGCCGTCCACGGTTTTAGGGCCGAGAGCCTTGAAGGTGTCGACTCTCGTAACAGCAGTCAGTCTCTCGGCTCAGGTCCCAGTCTTGCACCAGCACGATcccatcatctgcaaaaaagtAAAGATGCGAGTCCTGAGAGAATCGTGCTGAGGCGTCTTCAGACAACGGCCGTGAGAAATGACTCAACAAACTGGTGACGCTGGCGCTGGAAGTACCAACACGACTCTGGCACCAGTTCGTTGAGGCTCAGGAAGCAGCAGTGATCCCAAGTCCCAACATGACGTATTCCTTTCATGGATCAAAAGCCTTCTACAAGTCTACCAAACCGGTGCGTTAGTTCACCAGTGGTTCACGAATATATCGTGTCCATGGTGGACAGAAAGTAACAGAGCATCAAACCAAACATTTACCAAAGATGTCGTCCTCCAGCCAAGGACAGGTTTTGGTTTACAAGGCTTAGTTCAGAGACGGAGACCATCCTGTATCCCAGCGGTGTCGTGCATTCAACAAAATGTCCTTGGATCAGACTCGCTCAGGTCTCCAGAGACgctgctctgcagctcttcctcctcatcgtcaggccgcagacacaaacacagtggagcTCCCTCTTCAGTGGATCGATACCGAGTCAACAAATacttgaaaatgtctttttagaTCAATCAAGCAATGAAGCATTCCAGCGCACTGGGCACAGAGAACCAGTCGGACTCGGACTCGTGGTTTCATTCAGCTTCCTGTGTAGGTTTTCCTACATATTCAGTAAGGTATCTACATTTATCAAGCACGTTTCAATAAATCTGGAGAGTTCCTGCTGTAGGAACCTgaagcatttctgtttttgtttttgtctcctgttCTGACCTTGTATTTTCCAAGAGgcacatttttgtttggttgttcaAGTTGAGGGTTGAGCTGATGAAGAGCAACATGTCTGCATCCGCTGGTGCGAGTTCCTCTTCCCCAACCTGAGATGAGGTGACACTTCACagagccacttcctgtctgctgaAGCTGCCGTTGGCCACAGGGGCGATGGcgatggcggcggcggtgggcgTGGTCTTCTTGATGGACGTGAGGCGGATGTGGGAGGTGCTGTGCATGTAGCTGGCCTGGCGCTCGGGGCGGTGACTTCTACCACATCGCAGCTGGctgaggaggaagcagaggagaggaaactaTGTCGTATTGTGTCTGTGTAGAGATACTGCATTTGGAAATGTCTGATGCGTTACTGTACATGAGAGGTACAACAGGTTCCAGTTATTACCTACATCAAGGAGCTGATTGTCACCGTTCGTTTGTTCGTTGACATCAGTCCTCtaacatttaaatgatttttggatacatatatatatatatatatatatatatatatatatatatatatatactgtatatataagaTTCAGatcatgtaaaagaaaagtCTGATCAATTTAAGCTCTAGATTTTCtcttgaaatatttgaactcgagtgAAATATTCTCGTGACTCAATGTCAAATTAGTTACAAGTCACAAGAGCAAACACGAAAGATGCTGCGTCCAAACCTGCGCGACTAACGCAACACGAAAACGTCGTCtggcgtttggtgtgaacacacctcGACATTTTTTCGTGTCgtgtatgtttttgtctgaAATCTGTTTTTACTAACAACGCTGCATCCCGAGCACGTTATCTGCCGACCTGTTGAAGTGCCGGCGGAAGCTCTCGCTGAGCAGGTAGAGGGCGAAGGGGTTGACGCAGGACGAGGAGAAGCTGAGCACGCGGGCCAGCAGCGTGATGACAAGGTGGGCCAGCGACAGGTCCATCTGGTGGTAGTGGAAGGAGCGGTACATGTAGAGCACGTGGTTGGggaaccagcagagggcgaacAGACCCACGAACACCAGCACGATCTTGGCCAGACGCTTCCTCGTCTCCATCTGCAGAGAAGCGAGTTAAAGGGTTTATGGATTAAAACCTCTacatcatgttttattattgaCAAGATTCAGAGCAAAGTAAAAAGGCTTCAGAGCTTTTCATCAGTGGGAAACTGGTGAAAAtcataaatcacaaaaacaaatgttgggtCACAAAGAAGAGTTATCTGTGACTTCTTGAATCAGCAAAGCTTAGTGCTCATCATTCGCCGCATTCAGCTGGTAAATACACACATCTCAAAAACAGTTTGTTGGGTGAATAAAGAACTTAAAACATGGGGGGAAACGTGAACGGTTCCACATTCCTCCAAACGAGAAACATCTGAAGTGATGTGAAGGTTTGAGCCCACGAGAAGCTGAACCACGAGAGATGACTGGAGACTCACAGACTCTGTTACTTTACTCACAGACTCTTATTCTGAAGGAACACTGTCGTCACGCCAATGGGACTGGAGGTCCGACTCCCGCTGGGACCCGACTGACGGCTAAAAGCTTCGTCCAGACCAAACAGGCAAACATGCGTTTAGGTTCTGACCAGAGTGCCTGTGGGTCAGTCTCACCACTCAACATTTAATGGATACTTTCTTGGTCCACGTCccgacaaaccaaccaaccaaccaaccaaccaaccaaccaaccaacaagccaaccatccaaccaaccaaccaaccaaccaacaagccaaccaaccaaccaaaaagCCAACAattaaccaaccaaccaaccaacaagccaaccaaccaaccaacaagccAACAAttaaccaaccgaccaaccagccaaccaaccaacaagccaacaagccaaccaaccaaccaaccaaccaaccagccaaccaaccaacaagccgccaagccaaccaaccaaccaaccagccaaccaaccaacaagccaacaagccaaccaaccaaccaaccagccaaccaaccaacaagccaaccaaccaaccaaccagccaaccaaccaacaagccaacaagccaaccaaccaaccaaccagccaaccaaccaacaagccaaccaaccaaccaaccaaccaaccaaccaaccaaccagccaaccaaccaacaagccaacaagccaaccaaccaaccaaccagccaaccaaccaaccagccaaccaaccaaccaaccaacaagccaaccaaccaaccaacaagccAACAAACGTCTGGAGGTGGAACAGAAACGTCCCTGGGGGAGTCGTGAGTGGAACCAGCTCATAATAAGTACGTGTATTGAATCGTCGGCTCAACGCGCGACGAGAAAAGACTTTTAGTTCCTCTTTGTTACGATACTTGTTATCATCTTGGATCTTTGGGAACTTTCTGCCTcgtctgatttctgtttctgtcgtATTCTGGTCCTTTCTGCTGAGTAACTCATTTTTGATCCATCGTCTTTCAATCTTGAGTTttgttcttcctgtttcactctgtgtttactcCCCTTCCAcctgttgtcttgttgttgcTCACGTCACGTCCTCCGTCACTTCCTCCGTCACTTCCTCCGTCAGTTCCCCTCTGATGTTCCTGCTCTGATCCCGTCCATGTTCCTGAGTTGAGACTGAATCCgaacaaatgtctttgtgtttgaataagtacagttgttgtttctttatttatatatatatatatacatatatacatatatatgtatatatatatatcctcctGTCCCGTCTGTGTTCTGGGGTCAGTGCAACAACAGGATTGGCTCGAGGTCTGTCCATTTCCATGACGTTACTCTTCCATCCAGGATTGTTGAAGTGGATCTCCTCCTCGCGTCCCTGGTTTGACCTCGTCAGGCAGACGCTCGATTGGTCGCTGTCTGCACGGGAGCGTTCAACTGGAAGTGCTTCTCCGTGTACACACACGTGGCAGCTGACGGACGATgctcttgtttctgtttgcacGCTTCACTTTCGTCTCAGGAGTAGAAAATCATTTCTACCTCATTTCCTTCAACCTTGGATCTTGAGCAAAGTAAATTAAACCACATGGTTTTCAAATTGCACACGAAAAATGAAGTCGTGTCCATGAaattctacaaaataaaacattaaacacacGGTTGAAAGCTGAGAGTGAAGATTCTGCCTCTGTTGATTTCAGATGGCAACGAAGTGTAAATAGTTAATAAAAGCATAATGTTACGGTTTCATTTCTCTACATATTGGAAGCTCAtgataaatgtgatgtcatagAAGTGAATCttcaaaaaggaacaaaacttTACGGTTAAGCTTCGATTTCTGCCGCGATGGTTGAGTCTCGGCTTAcgctacatgctacatgctacatgctacatgctacatgcttTCTGCAGCCATAGGGACAAAACCTgtaccagacacacacacacacacgtacttcTTTGTTTAAcacttctttttatttcaaaccgGTTCTCTGGTTGTTGCGGCCTAGAAATGAACCACGTGTCAATTGAAGTTCTGTCAGTAATTcagattattataattatttgctGATGGTTAAAtgcaccaatcagagacgtgaGTCTATAACTTGCTGTGTAGAATCACATGGTTTGACCCTGTGACATcatgtgtgggcgtgtgtgtgtgcgtgtgcgtgtgcgtgtgcgtgtgcgtgtgcgtgtgtcctctctaatgtgttttttatctcTGGGACATAATGAATCGTCTCTGGCCTCAGATTCGATTCTGGACGTGTCTGGTATTGATGTGCGGCGTCTGCGGTTAATGGAGCACTTGGCTCTCGGCCTCTGAAGATGTGAAGATACGGCGCCGAGTGATGAGGAGGCGTGGCTCCCCGTGAGGAGGCGGATGCAGCAGTAATGGGACGAATCAGATGACACACGCGATGTGACATGTGGAGCCGACATGGGGGAGGAAGACTTGAGAATATATTTACTGTAGTCACCggcatcatccatccatcatcatcatcatcatccatccatcatcatcatcatcatccatccatcatcatcatcatcatccatcgatcatcatcatcatcatcatcatcatcatcaccatcatcatcatcatcatcatcaccatcaccatcatcatcatcatcatcaccatcatcatcatcatcatcatcaccaccatcatcatcatcatcatcatcatcgtcaccatcatcaccatcatcatcatcatcatcaccatcatcatcatcatcatcatcaccatcatcaccatcatcatcgtcatcatcaccacgGGTCACCTGTCTCTTGGTGTGCTCGCTGACCTCGCCCGGCATGTCGTGGGCGCTCTTGATGAGTGTGCGGGCGATGTGGTAGTAATACACGGAGATGATGGTGAGAGGAACCAGGAAGTAAACCAGGAAGATCATCACCGAGTGGATCTTTGGATGCATCTGATTGGACAGCGGGTACGGAACGCAGTTCACAAAGGTGATGTTGGAGTGTTCCCTGTGaccctgagaggaggaggagaggagaggagacaagagaggagacaagagaggagacaagagaggaaacaagagaggaaacaagagaggaaacaagagaggagaggagacaagagaggaaacaagagaggaaacaagagaggaaacaagagaggagaggagacaagagaggaaacaagagaggagacaagagaggaaacaagagaggagaggagacaagagaggaaacaagagaggaaacaagagaggaaacaagagaggagaggagacaagagaggaaacaagagaggaaacaagagaggaaacaagagaggagaggagacaagagaggaaacaagagaggagaggagacaagagaggaaacaagagaggaaacaagagaggaaacaagagaggagacaagagaggaaacaagagaggagaggagacaagagaggaaacaagagaggagacaagagaggaaacaagagaggagaggagacaagagaggaaacaagagaggagacaagagaggagacaagagaggaaacaagagaggagacaagggaggagaggagacaagagaggagacaagagaggaaacaagagaggaaacaagagaggaaacaagagaggagaggagacaagagaggaaacaagagaggagacaagagaggagacaagagaggaaacaagagaggagacaagagaggagacaagagaggaaacaagagaggaaacaagagaggaaacaagagaggaaacaagagaggaaacaagagaggagaggagacaagagaggaaacaagagaggagacaagagaggaaacaagagaggaaacaagagaggagacaagggaggagaggagacaagagaggaaacaagagaggaaacaagagaggaaacaagagaggaaacaagggaggaaacaagagaggaaacaagagaggaaacaagagaggaaacaagagaggagacaagagaggagacaagggaggaaacaagagaggagacaagagaggaaacaagagaggagacaagagaggaaacaagagaggaaacaagagaggaaacaagagaggagacaagagaggagacaagagaggaaacaagggaggaaacaagagaggagacaagagaggaaacaagagaggaaacaagggaggaaacaagagaggagacaagagaggagacaagagaggaaacaagagaggaaacaagggaggaaacaagagaggaaacaagagaggaaacaagagaggaaacaagagaggaaacaagagaggaaacaagagaggaaacaagagaggaaacaagagaggaaacaagagaggaaacaagggaggaaacaagagaggaaacaagagaggaaacaagagaggaaacaagagaggaaacaagagaggaaacaagagaggagacaagagaggaaacaagagaggaaacaagagaggaaacaagggaggaaacaagagaggaaacaagagaggaaacaagagaggaaacaagagaggaaacaagagaggaaacaagagaggaaacaagagaggaaacaagagaggaaacaagagaggaaacaagagaggaaacaagagaggaaacaagagaggagacaagagaggaaacaagagaggaaacaagagaggaaacaagagaggaaacaagggaggaaacaagggaggaaacaagggaggaaacaagagaggaaaggagaaaattTAAAGtcaagagaaaagaagaagagagagaggatgggttgaggagagaagggaggagagtaAATGagaagcagggagaggaggaggaaagagagggaagaaataaaaacgaggaagaggagaagatggcGAAAGGAGAAACAGAGTGGAAAGAAAAGGATTGAAcgacaagagaggaggaaacagaaagaaagagagaaagagttgaGCGGGTAAAagacgagagaaagagaaacgaATCATTCAAAccacatgaagagaaaagatCTAACCACACCCCTCCACCAATCAGCTCCAAGcgttcatcatcacacacacacacacacacactcgtccgaTGCAGTTTCACAGCGTGCGTCACCTGCATGGCGACGACCTGGGAGAAGACGGCCTCGGGGACGGCGAGCAGGACGGACAGCAGCCAGATGGAAACGGCCTTCAGACACGTCCAGAAGACGGCGCCGGACGTCTGGATGTCCATCGGGTTCACGATCGCCTTGTACCTGTCGCCGacggagggcgagagagagaggagacatcCAGTGATATTCACAGTCCGTGTAACCTGGCAACAGGCAAATGTTACTGTAGCTGTGAAGAAGGggggctgtgattggctgagacaACACGTGTCGTTGTCACCAGATGAAGTCAATCGACCGAGTCGTCAGTATGTGGCACCAATGATAAGAGCCGGTCGAAAGGAGCTTCGGCGCCTCCTATCTTAGCTCCTTTAGCGACCCacacctgtgttctgtgtcctgaccagcagggggcgactctgtGAGAGCGTGACGCGACTTCTCACTccattcataacgtcagtaaaactttttcctgaggagttcatggttcgatctctagtttcaagtcttcttcaatccagcatgatgttcatttcaggccacgccccccaaatgtggttacttctggtttcaaacaaACTAAAATGGCGCTGAAGAAAATGCGTCTAAATGGCCGCTCACAAACGAACGGACGACGTGACGGAGGCCTGATCTTTTTGGTCTTGTTCTCCAGACCTGCCGACGAAAGGAGAATTTCTTTGCGCGCAGCCGGACTCTGCTGGTCAGTTCCCATGGTGCATTGCTGCTTTGACCCTTCAcctcctggaggagaagctcAAGCAgctccattcattttcttcatgGACCAATCTGCGTCTCATTATTCCGCAGCAGCGTTGGAGATATGGACTCAGGCCACTTGGTTAATAACCgtaatgaaaaacaaaccttttatCACACTTCAGATTTTCTGCTGGGATAAAAAACGTAAATCATCTCCATAATTATatccattatttttcttttctgacagCGTTAGTGGTTCCAGGCTCTTTGTCGTCACATTAATCATCGAGCTGCATTTAGAATCGGACCAGACGAGGTGCGTCTGTTTAACACTTTAATCTTTACAAATGTCTCTACTGACACATTACGATAACATTCACTCAATacattttccttgtttttaaaaattcatataaATCTTATTATGCTCATATCCAGGTTCATTAAAAAGGCGACAAACTGCATCACACTCGTCACCactgtgtgatgtcatctgaGCTGTAAATTACaaatttttgatttgttgatttttttctgatttgttgcattttttgatttgtttatgtttttttgatttgtgtttttcgattttttgtaattttttttctattggtAGTTATGGTTGTGCACTTCAGATCCACCGTATTAAATAGATGAAGACCACGGCCACAATCAGGGCCGGTCACCGATTctgatcaataaaacaaaaggcgTAAGTttgaaaaagagtcaaaattatCAAACAGAGATTACTTGAGtgagtttttaattttcagcaAAGACGACCTGAATCAACAGCGTGTGGATTCATCCGCCGCTGgaaatagtccccaacaaattctctgtttcctcctgtgagtttgatttgaaaatattcagtgagcgtctgttttgtgtgtgtgtgtgtgtgtgtgtgtgtgtgtgtgtgtgtgtgtgtgtgtgtgtgtgtgtgtgaattcataCCTGCTTCACTGGTCAGAGAGTCTGGTTATACAATTATTCAGTGAAAGTTGAGATGGAGCGCTTCACATTCACGTCAGGAAGAATCCCTCACTCACAGCGACTGTTGAATAAAAGTGGACTGTGTGTggaaagtgtgtgaagcctgtgttctgtgtcctgaccagcagagggcgactgtgACAACACGACTGGACTTCTCACTCGATTcataacatcagtaaaacattttatggttcaatctctagtatTAAGTCTTCATATTGTACATCATGGTCCAGTTACAGTCTCATAGACCATTAAGCACCAgacgtgattgacagctggttaCGTCCAATGGGGGCAGGTCCatgtggatgagctctcagtcaggccacgccccctgctcctccaaatatggcacttctggcttttaaaaaaacgagATGGCACCgaacaaaatgctaaactgtGACATCACGACAATCTCTCTACTGTCTTTAagtttgctctgtgtgtgtgtgtgtgtgtgtgtgtgtgtgtgtgtgtgtgtgcgtggcggtgggcgtggtcttcctgggTTCCTGGCTGTGTAtaatactacacacacacacacacacacacacacacacacacacacacacgactacaTGTTGCATTCAAGGGCTTCGTCTTC
This sequence is a window from Scophthalmus maximus strain ysfricsl-2021 chromosome 18, ASM2237912v1, whole genome shotgun sequence. Protein-coding genes within it:
- the nmbr gene encoding neuromedin-B receptor isoform X1, which gives rise to MDDGFLSPLPPGASEGPLGSNSTEEPGWWPGSEDDGETVHLAVRCVMTSVYMLIITVGLLGNVTLVKIFVTNSAMRSVPNIFISSLAAGDLLLLVTCVPVDAFRYFSEEWVFGEAACKLIPVIQLTSVGVSVFTLTALSADRYKAIVNPMDIQTSGAVFWTCLKAVSIWLLSVLLAVPEAVFSQVVAMQGHREHSNITFVNCVPYPLSNQMHPKIHSVMIFLVYFLVPLTIISVYYYHIARTLIKSAHDMPGEVSEHTKRQMETRKRLAKIVLVFVGLFALCWFPNHVLYMYRSFHYHQMDLSLAHLVITLLARVLSFSSSCVNPFALYLLSESFRRHFNSQLRCGRSHRPERQASYMHSTSHIRLTSIKKTTPTAAAIAIAPVANGSFSRQEVAL
- the nmbr gene encoding type-1 angiotensin II receptor isoform X2, coding for MDDGFLSPLPPGASEGPLGSNSTEEPGWWPGSEDDGETVHLAVRCVMTSVYMLIITVGLLGNVTLVKIFVTNSAMRSVPNIFISSLAAGDLLLLVTCVPVDAFRYFSEEWVFGEAACKLIPVIQLTSVGVSVFTLTALSADRYKAIVNPMDIQTSGAVFWTCLKAVSIWLLSVLLAVPEAVFSQVVAMQGTLQHHLCELRSVPAVQSDASKDPLGDDLPGLLPGSSHHHLRVLLPHRPHTHQERPRHAGRGQRAHQETDGDEEASGQDRAGVRGSVRPLLVPQPRALHVPLLPLPPDGPVAGPPCHHAAGPRAQLLLVLRQPLRPLPAQRELPPALQQPAAMW
- the nmbr gene encoding neuromedin-B receptor isoform X3, translating into MDIQTSGAVFWTCLKAVSIWLLSVLLAVPEAVFSQVVAMQGHREHSNITFVNCVPYPLSNQMHPKIHSVMIFLVYFLVPLTIISVYYYHIARTLIKSAHDMPGEVSEHTKRQMETRKRLAKIVLVFVGLFALCWFPNHVLYMYRSFHYHQMDLSLAHLVITLLARVLSFSSSCVNPFALYLLSESFRRHFNSQLRCGRSHRPERQASYMHSTSHIRLTSIKKTTPTAAAIAIAPVANGSFSRQEVAL